DNA from Candidatus Eremiobacteraceae bacterium:
CGTCGAGCCCGGCGCACTACGACAAGGTGGTGGTCGGCCACGGCGATACGGTTTGGAGCCTGGTGGCCAAGCGGGCCTCCAGCGGCAGCGACGTCAACGAGCTGGCCTACAACGTCATGAGCCTCAACCACCTCAAGGCCGGCGATCGCATCCGCCCTGGCCAGGTGCTCCTGCTACCGCGTAACTAGTCGTCGGTCGAATAAATTCGACCGCTACACGGGACCCCGCAAGCCACATGGCGCGGGGCTTCTTTTTTTTGGCGCGAAGTCGGGGAGGACATGATCTTCGCCAAACTATTGGTGCCTATCGACGGTTCGGAGCCGTCGCGCGCCGCCGTGCGCCTGGCCGTCTCCGTCGCGAAGGACCAGCGCGCCAGCATCGTCTTCTGCCATGCGCTCGAGACCGTCGCGCTCCTTCACGCCGCCGAGCAGCCGGCGATCGACACCGGCCCGGCGGTGGCGCAAGCGAGCCAACGCGTGGCGGCACTTCTCGAGGCCGCCATGACGGTCGCAAAGGACGCGGGCGTCGCGGCCACCGGCATGAGCGCAGAAGATGACGCCGTGCCATTCATCGTGGCGCAAGCCAGAGCCGAGGCAGTGGATCTGATCGTCATGGGCACGCACGGGCGCAGCGGCATCGCGCATGCGTTCCTTGGCAGCACCGCCGAGGGAGTGCTACGAAGCGCCGCCGTGCCCGTGCTTGTCGTGACGCATCACTGATGCGCCGCCGGCCACGACGTTCCGTCGTCGTACTTGACGGCGTTGACCTGGATCGTCATGTAATTCGCCTGCAAGAACGCGATGCTCGCGAGCCCTGAGGTCTGCGACCAGCAGTTCTGCAACGCATCTTTATTGCCGACGCCGCCGCGCAGCGTCTGATAGTCGGAGAACGCCGCCGGTCCGGCGATCGTGATGCCCGACGAGAACGTGCCCGAGCGCATGTTGACGCCGTTGTTGAGCAGATTGTCCGACGTGCCGTAGATCTGATAGACGAAGGTGACGTTCACGGCCGTCCTCTGCGCGGTGTTGC
Protein-coding regions in this window:
- a CDS encoding universal stress protein, with the translated sequence MIFAKLLVPIDGSEPSRAAVRLAVSVAKDQRASIVFCHALETVALLHAAEQPAIDTGPAVAQASQRVAALLEAAMTVAKDAGVAATGMSAEDDAVPFIVAQARAEAVDLIVMGTHGRSGIAHAFLGSTAEGVLRSAAVPVLVVTHH
- a CDS encoding LysM peptidoglycan-binding domain-containing protein, producing MHTYRRKTRVTLVPFIQLLSLVLVFALPVVWASQVYTSSPAHYDKVVVGHGDTVWSLVAKRASSGSDVNELAYNVMSLNHLKAGDRIRPGQVLLLPRN